A single window of Nocardioides baekrokdamisoli DNA harbors:
- a CDS encoding electron transfer flavoprotein subunit beta/FixA family protein → MKYVPDATADRAFEADNTVDRVNVPGLLSELDEYAVEQSLQIKEKRADEEIIVKALTVGPAEAEQAVRKALQMGADEGFHVVDDAIAGSDAVATSLVLAEAIKKIGPVDLVVGGLASTDAGLSVVPAMLAERLGLPQVTQAAVVETQGDQVRIKRDGDAATEVIGGTLPLVLSVTDQSGEARYPSFKGIMAAKKKPLETWSLADLGIDAASVGAGASWTAVDTITARPAKTAGEIVKDEDGSGAKALAEFLASKKFI, encoded by the coding sequence GTGAAGTACGTGCCCGACGCGACGGCTGACCGTGCGTTCGAGGCCGACAACACCGTGGACCGTGTGAACGTCCCGGGCCTGCTGTCCGAGCTCGATGAGTACGCCGTGGAGCAGTCGCTCCAGATCAAGGAGAAGCGCGCCGACGAGGAGATCATCGTCAAGGCGCTGACCGTTGGTCCGGCTGAGGCCGAGCAGGCTGTCCGCAAGGCTCTCCAGATGGGCGCCGACGAAGGCTTCCACGTCGTGGACGACGCGATCGCCGGCTCTGACGCCGTCGCGACCTCGTTGGTCCTCGCCGAGGCGATCAAGAAGATCGGCCCCGTAGACCTCGTCGTCGGTGGCCTCGCGTCGACCGACGCCGGTCTCTCCGTGGTCCCGGCGATGCTGGCTGAGCGCCTCGGCCTCCCGCAGGTCACCCAGGCCGCGGTCGTGGAGACCCAGGGCGACCAGGTCCGCATCAAGCGCGACGGCGACGCCGCGACCGAGGTCATCGGTGGCACGCTGCCGCTCGTCCTCTCGGTGACGGACCAGTCGGGCGAAGCCCGCTACCCGTCCTTCAAGGGCATCATGGCTGCGAAGAAGAAGCCGCTCGAGACCTGGTCGCTGGCCGACCTCGGTATCGACGCTGCCTCGGTCGGTGCCGGTGCTTCCTGGACCGCGGTCGACACGATCACCGCTCGCCCGGCGAAGACCGCCGGCGAGATCGTCAAGGACGAGGACGGCTCGGGCGCCAAGGCGCTGGCCGAGTTCCTCGCGTCCAAGAAGTTCATCTGA
- a CDS encoding NUDIX domain-containing protein: MTDEVGVERVGKGITRLTLPLGSSLDAVRAKIIETLADTERVEILVDPDDATGQRNALMSGLRREGLLRGFVDGADRFLYARLASDDPPERGDGFRALLNSYLPRKRAITQMLIRDRDGRVLLCQLTYKQDWDLPGGVVEVGESPRDAAAREVEEELALTIPTGELLLTDWLPPWRGWDDAVCLVWDGGAHDASILDRVVKQAREIKDVRFCTPEEVHELATDFTARRVAAALGRVDGQGSAYTESGRSE; the protein is encoded by the coding sequence GTGACCGACGAGGTGGGTGTGGAGCGCGTGGGCAAGGGCATCACACGACTGACGCTGCCGCTCGGCTCCTCGTTGGATGCCGTCCGCGCCAAGATCATCGAGACGCTCGCCGACACCGAACGGGTCGAGATCCTGGTCGATCCGGACGACGCCACCGGACAGCGCAACGCGCTCATGTCCGGCCTCCGTCGCGAGGGCCTGCTGCGCGGCTTCGTCGACGGCGCCGACCGCTTTCTGTACGCCCGGCTCGCCTCTGATGATCCTCCGGAGCGGGGCGACGGCTTCCGGGCGCTGCTCAACTCGTATCTTCCGCGCAAGCGCGCCATCACCCAGATGTTGATCCGCGACCGCGACGGACGCGTGTTGCTGTGTCAATTGACCTACAAGCAGGACTGGGACCTGCCCGGAGGAGTCGTCGAAGTCGGCGAATCTCCTCGCGATGCTGCCGCTCGTGAGGTCGAGGAGGAACTCGCCCTCACGATCCCGACCGGCGAACTCCTGCTCACCGACTGGCTACCGCCCTGGCGCGGATGGGACGACGCCGTATGCCTGGTGTGGGACGGCGGTGCGCACGACGCCTCGATCCTCGACCGGGTCGTCAAGCAGGCTCGAGAGATCAAGGACGTACGTTTCTGTACCCCTGAGGAGGTCCACGAACTCGCAACCGACTTCACCGCAAGGCGAGTCGCGGCCGCCCTCGGGCGCGTCGACGGTCAGGGCTCGGCGTACACCGAATCCGGTCGCTCCGAGTAG
- a CDS encoding electron transfer flavoprotein subunit alpha/FixB family protein — MAEVLVLVDHVDGVVKKPTLELLTIAKRLGEPSAVFIGAADKGAAVADVVKAYGAEKVYVVDDAEIKGYLVAPKAEALQQVAAAASPAAILIPANGETNEVAGRLAIKLGSGLLVNAVDVTADGVTTQSVFAGNFTVTAKVSTGTPIITVKPNSAAPVESAGAGTVTPVAVTISDAAKTAQIVASQPRQATGRPELTEAAIVVSGGRGTGGDFTAVEALADELGAAVGASRAAVDSGWKPHTFQVGQTGKTVSPQLYVANGISGAIQHRAGMQTSKTIVAVNKDEEAPMFELVDFGVVGDLHTVLPALVEEIKRRKA, encoded by the coding sequence ATGGCTGAGGTTCTCGTTCTCGTTGACCACGTCGATGGCGTCGTCAAGAAGCCCACGCTCGAGCTGCTGACCATCGCGAAGCGGCTCGGCGAGCCGTCCGCGGTCTTCATCGGCGCCGCTGACAAGGGCGCCGCTGTCGCGGACGTCGTCAAGGCGTACGGCGCAGAAAAGGTGTACGTCGTCGACGACGCCGAAATCAAGGGCTACCTGGTGGCTCCCAAGGCCGAGGCGTTGCAGCAGGTTGCTGCCGCCGCCTCGCCGGCCGCGATCCTGATCCCGGCGAACGGTGAGACCAACGAGGTTGCCGGTCGTCTGGCGATCAAGCTCGGTTCGGGTCTGCTCGTCAACGCGGTGGATGTCACTGCGGACGGTGTGACCACCCAGAGCGTCTTCGCGGGCAACTTCACCGTGACCGCGAAGGTCTCCACGGGCACGCCGATCATCACGGTCAAGCCGAACTCGGCTGCTCCGGTGGAGTCGGCTGGCGCTGGCACCGTGACCCCGGTCGCTGTGACGATCTCGGATGCCGCCAAGACCGCTCAGATCGTGGCTTCGCAGCCGCGTCAGGCGACCGGTCGCCCCGAACTCACCGAGGCCGCCATCGTGGTTTCCGGTGGTCGTGGGACCGGCGGTGACTTCACTGCGGTCGAGGCCCTGGCCGACGAGCTCGGTGCCGCTGTCGGCGCTTCTCGTGCCGCGGTCGACTCGGGCTGGAAGCCGCACACGTTCCAGGTCGGTCAGACCGGCAAGACGGTGTCGCCGCAGCTCTACGTCGCGAACGGCATCTCTGGTGCGATCCAGCACCGTGCCGGCATGCAGACCTCGAAGACCATCGTGGCCGTCAACAAGGACGAAGAGGCCCCGATGTTCGAGCTGGTCGACTTCGGTGTCGTCGGCGACCTGCACACGGTCCTCCCGGCTCTCGTCGAGGAGATCAAGCGCCGCAAGGCCTGA
- a CDS encoding HAD family hydrolase: protein MFDLDGVLTPTDRIHETAWEQTLGPYIAERGLPPYTVRDYDQYVNGRPRLDGIRAVLEARGLHPDDDTLHALGEAKNATFLRILATDGTDSYPDAMALLSFVRTRGLRTAVVSSSANATAVLEAAGILGQFDLVVSGITAREQHLAGKPSPDPYAYAARQLGFGTGDTVVIEDAAAGVTSGSAAGAIVVGIDRGAGHEALAAAGADVVVTDLRDLIPEMNDAR from the coding sequence CTGTTCGACCTGGACGGCGTCCTGACCCCGACCGACCGGATCCACGAGACGGCGTGGGAGCAGACTCTCGGCCCGTACATCGCCGAGCGCGGGCTGCCTCCGTACACCGTTCGCGACTACGACCAGTACGTCAACGGACGGCCGCGCCTCGACGGGATCAGGGCTGTCCTGGAGGCACGTGGCCTGCACCCCGACGACGACACGCTCCACGCCCTCGGCGAGGCCAAGAATGCGACCTTCCTGCGCATCCTCGCCACCGACGGCACCGACAGCTATCCCGATGCGATGGCCCTGCTCTCCTTCGTACGCACGCGAGGCTTGAGGACTGCTGTCGTGTCCAGCAGCGCCAACGCGACCGCAGTGCTGGAGGCGGCCGGGATCCTCGGTCAGTTCGATCTGGTCGTCTCGGGGATCACCGCCCGCGAGCAGCACCTCGCCGGCAAACCCTCCCCCGATCCTTACGCGTACGCCGCCCGCCAACTGGGTTTTGGAACAGGCGACACTGTGGTGATCGAGGACGCCGCCGCAGGCGTCACCTCCGGCTCGGCGGCCGGCGCGATCGTGGTCGGGATCGACCGCGGCGCAGGTCACGAGGCGCTCGCCGCAGCGGGAGCCGATGTGGTCGTCACCGACCTGCGCGACCTCATTCCGGAGATGAACGATGCGCGCTGA
- a CDS encoding glycoside hydrolase family 65 protein, whose protein sequence is MRAEIPSDPVDRERFPTDVWRLVESAPGPDEDLGLTETLFSVSNGYLGVRATPEEGRPTVSYGTYINGFHETWPIRHAEAAYGFARTGQTLINVPDATVLKVYVDDEPLILGSSDVEAYERSLDFRDGVLRRRVIWRTPGGQRVQVDTSRCVSMTERHLAVFSIELTMLEGSAPIAITSALINRQDGTDEYAVPTVAHPDSGAIQDPRQAGGFDERVMMPRLSAAEGNRLALGFEAHRSQMTVAAVADHVVRAPADASTVTHATEDRTRWTIQCNASSGDTIRVDKLVSYHSSRGVDPGELADRCDRTLQRAASIGRDAIHDAQRAWFDAFWDRSDVVVTEHGDASGRLDGDPVALQQAIRFNLFSLAQATSRSDGQGVAAKGVSGSGYEGHYFWDTEIYVLPFLTFTSPDVARNVLQFRVHMLPQARARAAEMAIQGAQYPWRTINGEEASAYYAAGTAQVHIDADISYAMVKYARATGDEQFLHVGGLDVLVETARLWADIGFVRDNGDPSFQIHGVTGPDEYTTVVNNNLFTNVMARYNLEQAVAVLTSLQATDPSEYALAMERLTISEEEVERWAACAAGMRIPYDDHLGIHPQDDFFLHREVWDLESTPPELHPLLLHFHPLVIYRFQVLKQADVVLALFLQGDRFTAEEKLRDFEYYTPITTGDSTLSAVVEAIVAAEVGHHRAAREFFHEALYCDLANLHANSADGIHIASAGGVWAALVNGFGGMRQYDDGLHFDPRLPEGWDTLSFPLQWRGHLLQVAVMPEAITFTSRAEVAESIDMVVRGRAIRLDAGGVVRVPLDNQGARIDRPLIAPPKGRRPDGTRMAAHLPQPIPEPLTYAHDTGSLPVIRDPDEGMTLG, encoded by the coding sequence ATGCGCGCTGAAATCCCCTCCGATCCCGTCGATCGCGAGCGATTCCCCACCGATGTCTGGCGACTCGTCGAGAGCGCACCCGGGCCTGACGAGGACCTCGGGCTGACGGAGACGCTGTTCTCGGTCTCGAACGGGTATCTGGGTGTCCGCGCAACACCTGAGGAGGGTCGCCCGACCGTCTCGTACGGCACGTACATCAATGGCTTCCACGAGACGTGGCCCATCCGGCACGCCGAGGCCGCGTACGGCTTCGCCCGCACCGGCCAGACCCTGATCAACGTCCCGGATGCCACCGTCCTCAAGGTGTACGTCGACGACGAGCCGCTCATTCTCGGCTCCTCCGATGTCGAGGCGTACGAGCGCTCGCTCGACTTCCGCGATGGGGTGCTCCGTCGACGGGTGATCTGGCGTACGCCCGGCGGTCAACGGGTCCAGGTGGACACGTCGCGGTGTGTCTCCATGACGGAGCGGCACCTCGCGGTCTTCTCCATCGAGCTCACCATGCTCGAGGGGTCGGCCCCGATCGCGATCACGTCTGCTCTGATCAATCGTCAGGACGGCACCGACGAGTACGCGGTGCCGACAGTGGCCCACCCCGACAGCGGCGCCATCCAGGACCCGCGCCAGGCCGGCGGGTTCGACGAACGGGTCATGATGCCTCGGCTATCCGCTGCCGAGGGCAACCGGCTGGCACTCGGATTCGAGGCTCACCGCTCCCAGATGACCGTGGCGGCGGTTGCCGACCACGTCGTACGCGCACCGGCCGACGCCTCAACGGTCACGCACGCCACCGAGGACCGCACCCGCTGGACGATCCAGTGCAACGCCTCGTCCGGCGACACGATCCGGGTCGACAAGCTCGTCTCGTACCACTCCTCCCGGGGGGTCGATCCGGGCGAACTCGCCGATCGGTGCGACCGCACGTTGCAGAGAGCTGCGAGCATCGGACGCGACGCCATCCACGACGCCCAGCGGGCTTGGTTCGACGCGTTCTGGGACCGGTCGGACGTGGTCGTCACCGAGCACGGCGACGCATCGGGGCGCCTCGACGGCGACCCGGTCGCGCTGCAGCAGGCGATCCGGTTCAACCTCTTCAGCCTGGCTCAGGCCACGTCCCGCAGTGACGGCCAGGGCGTTGCAGCCAAGGGCGTCAGCGGTTCCGGGTACGAGGGGCACTACTTCTGGGACACCGAGATCTACGTACTGCCCTTCCTGACCTTCACCTCACCCGACGTCGCCCGCAACGTGCTGCAGTTCCGCGTACACATGCTGCCGCAGGCGCGAGCCAGGGCGGCCGAGATGGCGATCCAGGGAGCGCAGTATCCGTGGCGCACGATCAACGGCGAGGAAGCATCCGCGTACTACGCCGCGGGGACCGCGCAGGTCCACATCGATGCCGACATCAGCTACGCCATGGTCAAGTACGCCCGAGCCACGGGCGACGAACAGTTCCTCCACGTCGGCGGGCTCGACGTCCTCGTGGAGACGGCGCGGCTCTGGGCCGACATCGGGTTCGTACGCGACAACGGCGACCCGTCGTTCCAGATCCATGGCGTGACCGGGCCGGACGAATACACGACCGTCGTCAACAACAACCTGTTCACCAATGTGATGGCGCGCTACAACCTCGAACAGGCAGTCGCGGTGCTGACCTCGCTCCAGGCGACGGATCCGTCCGAGTACGCGTTGGCGATGGAACGACTCACCATCTCCGAGGAGGAGGTCGAACGCTGGGCTGCGTGCGCGGCCGGGATGCGGATCCCGTACGACGATCACCTCGGCATCCACCCGCAGGACGACTTCTTCCTCCACCGTGAGGTGTGGGATCTCGAGTCAACTCCCCCGGAACTGCACCCGTTGCTGCTGCATTTCCACCCGTTGGTGATCTACCGCTTCCAGGTGTTGAAGCAGGCCGACGTCGTGCTCGCGCTCTTCCTGCAGGGCGACCGGTTCACCGCCGAGGAGAAGCTGCGCGACTTCGAGTACTACACCCCGATCACCACGGGTGACTCGACCCTCTCGGCCGTCGTCGAGGCGATCGTCGCCGCAGAAGTCGGCCACCATCGGGCAGCCCGCGAGTTCTTCCACGAGGCGCTCTACTGCGACCTCGCCAACCTGCATGCCAACTCCGCCGACGGCATCCACATCGCCTCGGCCGGCGGGGTCTGGGCCGCGTTGGTCAACGGCTTCGGTGGGATGCGCCAGTACGACGACGGCCTGCACTTCGACCCTCGTCTCCCCGAGGGCTGGGACACCCTGAGCTTCCCGTTGCAGTGGCGAGGCCACCTGCTCCAGGTCGCGGTGATGCCCGAGGCGATCACCTTCACCTCACGTGCGGAGGTCGCCGAGAGCATCGACATGGTCGTCCGGGGTAGGGCGATCAGACTCGACGCGGGCGGCGTCGTACGCGTCCCGCTGGACAATCAGGGTGCGCGCATCGACCGGCCGCTCATCGCGCCGCCGAAGGGACGTCGACCGGACGGCACGCGGATGGCCGCCCACCTGCCGCAGCCCATCCCCGAACCACTCACGTACGCCCACGACACCGGCAGCCTGCCGGTCATCCGCGATCCCGATGAGGGCATGACACTAGGGTGA
- the nadD gene encoding nicotinate-nucleotide adenylyltransferase: MPQRIGVMGGTFDPIHNGHLVAASEVQSKFGLDLVVFVPTGEPWQKRGRTVSAAEDRYLMTVIATAANPRFEVSRVDIDRDGATYAIDTLHDLRADYPDAELFFITGMDALAKIFTWRDVEDLFELAHFIGCTRPGYVLDEAELARFPQNRISILEIPALAISSSDCRARKLRGEPVWYLVPDGVVQYISKHNLYTEKVDS, from the coding sequence ATGCCCCAGCGGATCGGGGTCATGGGCGGGACCTTCGACCCGATCCACAACGGCCACCTGGTGGCCGCGTCCGAGGTTCAGTCCAAGTTCGGGCTGGATCTCGTCGTCTTCGTCCCGACTGGCGAGCCGTGGCAGAAGCGCGGGCGTACGGTCTCTGCGGCTGAGGACCGGTATCTGATGACGGTCATCGCGACCGCCGCCAACCCCCGCTTCGAAGTCAGTCGCGTCGACATCGACCGCGACGGCGCCACGTACGCGATCGACACTCTTCACGACCTTCGGGCCGACTATCCCGACGCCGAGTTGTTCTTCATCACCGGCATGGACGCGTTGGCCAAGATCTTCACCTGGCGTGACGTCGAGGACCTGTTCGAGTTGGCGCATTTCATCGGTTGCACCCGACCTGGGTACGTCCTCGATGAGGCGGAACTCGCGCGCTTCCCGCAAAATCGGATCAGCATTCTTGAGATTCCCGCTCTGGCGATCTCTTCCAGTGACTGTCGCGCCCGCAAGCTGCGTGGCGAACCCGTCTGGTACCTGGTGCCGGACGGCGTTGTTCAGTACATCTCCAAGCACAACCTCTACACCGAGAAGGTGGATTCGTGA
- a CDS encoding glutamate-5-semialdehyde dehydrogenase: protein MTSSVTTLARRAREASYEISLASRATKDAALHAMADALLAHEPALLEANAEDVSRAEANGTPPNVIDRLRLTGPRLVDMADGLRMVAGLPDPVGEVVRGSTLANGLELRQVRVPFGVIGIIYEARPNVTADAAGICLKSGNAVLLRGSSSAAVSNAAIVDVLRVAAASVGLPEDVIQLVPADSRETVKELMTARGLVDVLIPRGGADLIRSVVEGSTVPVIETGVGNCHVYVDAAADLEKAYAIVLNAKTQRNSVCNAAESLLVHESVAGTFLPKIIAGLQESGVTVHGDVAFRAFDGVVEATEDDYAVEYLAADISAAVVPDIDAAIAHIRRYSSGHTEAIVTEDQRAARRFAAAVDSAAVMINASTRFTDGGEFGFGAEIGISTQKLHARGPMGLPEMTSTKFVITGDGHVR, encoded by the coding sequence ATGACATCGTCGGTCACCACGCTTGCTCGTCGCGCCCGGGAGGCGTCGTACGAGATCTCCCTGGCCTCGCGCGCGACCAAGGACGCTGCGCTGCATGCGATGGCGGACGCGCTGCTCGCCCACGAGCCGGCGCTGCTCGAGGCGAATGCTGAGGACGTGTCCCGTGCGGAGGCCAACGGCACCCCGCCCAACGTCATCGATCGGCTCCGACTGACCGGCCCCCGCCTGGTGGACATGGCTGACGGGTTGCGGATGGTCGCGGGCCTGCCTGACCCGGTGGGCGAGGTCGTACGCGGCTCGACCCTGGCGAACGGGCTGGAACTGCGCCAGGTGCGGGTCCCGTTCGGTGTCATCGGGATCATCTATGAGGCCCGCCCGAATGTGACCGCTGACGCGGCCGGCATCTGCCTGAAGTCCGGCAACGCGGTGCTGTTGCGCGGCTCCTCCTCGGCTGCCGTCTCCAACGCCGCGATCGTGGATGTCCTGCGCGTCGCTGCCGCGAGCGTCGGTCTGCCCGAGGACGTCATCCAGCTCGTCCCCGCGGACTCGCGCGAGACCGTCAAGGAACTCATGACCGCTCGCGGGCTCGTCGACGTCCTGATCCCGCGCGGCGGCGCAGATCTGATCCGTAGCGTCGTCGAGGGCTCGACCGTGCCGGTGATCGAGACCGGGGTCGGCAACTGCCACGTGTACGTCGACGCGGCCGCGGATCTTGAGAAGGCGTACGCGATCGTGCTCAATGCCAAGACCCAGCGGAACTCGGTGTGCAACGCAGCCGAGTCCCTGCTGGTCCACGAATCGGTGGCGGGCACCTTCCTGCCGAAGATCATCGCCGGTCTCCAGGAGTCGGGCGTCACGGTTCACGGCGATGTCGCCTTCCGGGCTTTCGACGGTGTCGTCGAGGCGACCGAGGACGACTACGCCGTGGAGTACCTGGCTGCTGACATCTCGGCTGCGGTGGTCCCGGACATCGACGCCGCCATCGCGCACATCCGGCGGTACTCCAGCGGACACACCGAGGCGATCGTGACCGAGGACCAGCGGGCCGCTCGTCGTTTCGCGGCCGCCGTCGACTCGGCCGCGGTGATGATCAACGCCTCGACCCGCTTCACTGATGGCGGCGAGTTCGGTTTTGGTGCCGAGATCGGCATCTCGACCCAGAAGTTGCACGCCCGCGGGCCGATGGGGCTACCGGAGATGACCAGCACCAAGTTCGTGATCACAGGCGACGGGCACGTGCGCTAA
- a CDS encoding enoyl-CoA hydratase/isomerase family protein has protein sequence MTSEFVRLEVADGVGTIRLDRPKMNAISLQLQAELRAACAEATERDDVRAVVVYGGERLFAAGNDVAEMSEMSYVEMVRATRGVSEASTAIAQIPKPTVAAVTGYALGGGCELTLACDIRIAAENATFGQPEVLLGIIPGAGGTQRLARLIGPSKAKDLIFTGRFVKADEALAIGLVDKVVPADEVYTEAVAWASQFKGAAALALRAAKECIDRGLEVDITTGLSIEQQQFAAVFATEDRAIGMASFLANGPGKAEFVGR, from the coding sequence GTGACGTCTGAATTCGTACGCCTCGAAGTCGCCGACGGTGTCGGCACCATCCGCCTCGATCGCCCGAAGATGAACGCGATCAGCCTCCAGTTGCAGGCTGAACTCCGCGCCGCATGCGCCGAGGCGACGGAGCGCGACGACGTACGCGCCGTGGTCGTGTACGGCGGCGAGCGCCTGTTCGCGGCCGGCAATGACGTGGCCGAGATGTCCGAGATGTCTTATGTCGAGATGGTGAGGGCCACTCGCGGAGTTTCAGAGGCTTCCACAGCAATCGCACAGATTCCGAAGCCCACAGTCGCAGCTGTGACGGGCTACGCACTGGGCGGCGGTTGTGAGCTGACCCTCGCCTGCGACATCCGGATCGCAGCCGAGAACGCGACGTTCGGTCAGCCGGAGGTGCTGCTCGGCATCATCCCCGGCGCCGGCGGGACCCAGCGCTTGGCACGGCTGATCGGGCCGTCGAAGGCCAAGGACCTGATCTTCACCGGCCGCTTCGTGAAGGCTGACGAAGCGCTGGCGATCGGGCTGGTCGACAAGGTCGTTCCTGCCGACGAGGTCTACACCGAGGCGGTCGCGTGGGCGAGCCAGTTCAAGGGGGCGGCGGCGCTTGCGCTTCGCGCCGCGAAGGAGTGCATCGACCGCGGTCTCGAGGTCGACATCACGACCGGTCTCTCGATCGAGCAGCAGCAGTTCGCCGCAGTGTTCGCCACCGAGGACCGGGCCATCGGGATGGCGTCCTTCCTGGCCAACGGCCCGGGCAAGGCAGAGTTCGTTGGACGCTGA
- a CDS encoding phospholipase D-like domain-containing protein — MTATSLNNGSVSIAVGASVAPGTAVTVAYRIWDQNGSSSNTITITVGHAPVTPNIGKSVWTGHSLTFNLLSTAKCDDLTSPCPASALSHIFIGGDQYNPGIKATVTSAGMVTISVDAHQYPFARAHIPYVLVDKYGRSTGLLVVSLLDSYNPTSKVIFNNPLGNSRQQQTINQEIIDLTNHAPKGATIEMISYTVDGQDLTYALVNAFKRGVNVRVLQGQGIVSGNVPYLQQNLGTNPAANSFYRICKAACRSAATGVPHTKVFAVTTAGRGTNVVVAASSNYSWGGAAFQWFDGYEMVNNAAAYAGFDHIFQESRGDRRPTDWTGLNYAVSGSILYTYPRIITTLSQMAGPTTPPCSATVTTKCYRVAPLLAGSANDWLEQALSQVGCNASTGYGKNGRTLVRVSIRALQGARGYDVAHMLGLLAKAGCDVRVITTQPSTDAVNALQSAGIWVGDQTWRWKYQVCSTDDTTGYTVKTYCWVPGLYTHMHALAVSGNFNGKQENLVWTGSESWATDAYYNDEQVVRLSGTGYFNSFQSVFNYNWAHYTHPFGQRPQGDPPYAPVTYP, encoded by the coding sequence GTGACCGCCACTTCTCTGAACAACGGCAGCGTCAGCATCGCGGTGGGTGCGAGCGTCGCCCCGGGGACCGCCGTCACCGTGGCCTACCGGATCTGGGACCAGAACGGTTCTTCGTCGAACACGATCACCATCACCGTCGGTCATGCGCCCGTCACGCCGAACATCGGCAAGTCGGTCTGGACCGGTCACTCCCTCACGTTCAACCTGCTCTCGACCGCCAAGTGCGACGACCTCACGTCCCCGTGCCCCGCATCGGCGCTGTCGCACATCTTCATCGGTGGTGACCAGTACAACCCGGGCATCAAGGCGACTGTGACGTCCGCGGGGATGGTCACCATCTCGGTCGACGCGCACCAGTACCCGTTCGCCCGGGCACACATCCCGTACGTCCTGGTGGACAAGTACGGCAGGTCCACGGGTCTGCTGGTCGTGTCGCTTCTGGACTCGTACAACCCGACGTCCAAGGTCATCTTCAACAACCCGCTGGGGAACTCCCGCCAGCAGCAGACGATCAATCAGGAGATCATCGACCTCACCAACCACGCCCCCAAGGGTGCGACGATCGAGATGATCTCGTACACCGTGGACGGTCAGGATCTGACGTACGCGCTGGTCAACGCCTTCAAGCGTGGGGTCAACGTCCGGGTGCTCCAGGGGCAGGGAATCGTCAGCGGCAACGTTCCGTACCTGCAGCAGAACCTGGGTACGAACCCCGCAGCGAACAGCTTCTATCGGATCTGCAAGGCCGCCTGCCGTTCGGCAGCCACGGGCGTCCCGCACACGAAGGTCTTCGCGGTGACGACTGCTGGACGCGGGACCAACGTCGTGGTCGCAGCGTCCTCGAACTACAGCTGGGGCGGCGCAGCGTTCCAGTGGTTCGACGGGTACGAGATGGTCAACAACGCTGCCGCGTACGCGGGCTTCGACCACATCTTCCAGGAGTCCCGCGGCGACCGGAGACCGACTGACTGGACGGGGCTCAACTACGCGGTGAGTGGGAGCATCCTCTACACCTACCCGCGGATCATCACGACGCTCTCGCAGATGGCGGGTCCGACCACACCGCCGTGCAGTGCCACGGTCACGACCAAGTGCTACCGAGTGGCGCCGCTGCTCGCAGGGTCGGCCAACGACTGGCTCGAGCAGGCGCTGTCTCAAGTCGGATGCAACGCTTCCACCGGCTACGGCAAGAACGGGCGCACCCTCGTCCGCGTCTCGATCAGGGCGCTCCAGGGCGCACGTGGGTACGACGTCGCGCACATGCTCGGGTTGCTCGCGAAGGCCGGTTGCGACGTCCGGGTGATCACCACCCAACCGAGCACGGACGCGGTCAACGCGCTGCAGTCGGCCGGGATCTGGGTCGGTGACCAGACCTGGCGCTGGAAGTACCAGGTCTGCTCGACCGACGACACCACGGGCTACACGGTCAAGACCTACTGCTGGGTGCCCGGCCTCTACACCCACATGCACGCGCTCGCGGTCAGCGGCAACTTCAACGGCAAGCAGGAGAACCTGGTGTGGACCGGCTCGGAGAGCTGGGCCACGGATGCGTACTACAACGACGAGCAGGTCGTCCGGCTCTCGGGCACCGGCTACTTCAACAGCTTCCAGAGCGTCTTCAACTACAACTGGGCGCACTACACGCATCCGTTCGGGCAGCGACCGCAGGGTGACCCGCCGTACGCACCCGTGACCTACCCCTAG